The Scylla paramamosain isolate STU-SP2022 chromosome 39, ASM3559412v1, whole genome shotgun sequence genome includes a window with the following:
- the LOC135092295 gene encoding uncharacterized protein LOC135092295, which translates to MEDHWNQDKKRKDIKGNEKQDKKTKDREDHENQDKKTKGEARKERRKGWNMECYYEEQAKKRSTGKRESQAKKRKGKRILKTMIARPRRGRGRTRRTMTPRAKKRKKQKKEEHETQANKRKSEEKEPKKRRPLENYKRILDHLRKGRGRDNNNVLKLKVEAERVNKKRSLSEYCRVHLEEGLMTDATVRGHPCLVFFDTGASASIIFLSLARRAGLLTGREKT; encoded by the exons atGGAGGACCACTGGAaccaagacaagaagaggaaggacatCAAGGGCaacgagaagcaggacaagaaaACCAAGGACAGGGAAGACCACGAGAATCAAGACAAAAAGACCAAGGGAGAAGccaggaaagaacgaaggaaagggtggaataTGGAGTGCT ACTACGAGGAACAGGCCAAAAAGAGGAGCACGGGGAAACGTGAgagccaggccaagaagaggaaagggaagagaatattGAAGACCATGAtagccaggccaagaagaggaagaggcaggacaaggaggaccATGACACCCAGGGCTAAGAAgcggaagaagcagaaaaaggaggaacatGAGACCCAGGCcaacaagaggaagagtgaagagaaagagccaaagaagaggaggccgCTGGAGAATTATAAGCGTATCCTTGATCACctcaggaaggggagagggcgGGACAACAACAACGTGCTGAAGCTGAAGGTGGAGGCCGAAAGAGTCAACAAGAAGAGGAGTTTGAGCGAGTACTGCCGTGTTCATCTTGAGGAAGGACTCATGACGGATGCGACCGTGCGCGGCCATCCgtgtcttgtcttttttgacACCGGCGCCTCAGCCAGTATCATATTCCTGTCACTGGCCCGGAGAGCGGGCCTCCTCACGGGCCGCGAGAAGACATAA